The genomic window TTGGCGTCAAGGATCTGCACACCCGACAAAGCTCGCTGGAAGATATTTTCGTTGATCTGGTCAAGGAGCGCGCATGAATCTCTACCCTGTCCGTGCCATCTATATGTCGGAAATGGCACGAACCCGGCGGACGCTGTTGCAAAGCATTGTATCCCCGGTTATTTCCACGTCGCTGTATTTTGTTGTGTTCGGCGCCGCCATTGGCTCGCGGATTGAAGAAATTGGCGGCATCAGTTACGGCGCCTTTATCGTGCCGGGCCTGATCATGTTGATGCTGTTGACCCAGAGTGTCTCCAACGCCTCGTTCGGGATCTTCTTCCCCAAGTTCTCCGGCAGTATCTATGAACTGCTGTCAGCGCCGATTTCCTATCTTGAAATCGTGATTGGTTATGTGGGAGCGGCAGCGTCCAAGTCGGTGCTGTTAGGTTTGCTCATTCTGCTGACTTCAAATTTCTTTGTACCGCTAGAGGTGGCTCACCCTGTGTGGATGCTGCTGTTTCTGGTACTGACGGCGCTGACCTTCAGTATGCTGGGATTCATTATTGGCATCTGGGCGGACGGTTTTGACAAACTGCAGCTGGTGCCGCTTCTGATAATTACTCCCTTAACCTTTCTGGGCGGCAGCTTCTATTCCATCGATATGTTGCCGCCTTTCTGGCAGGGGGTAACCCTGTTGAACCCTGTGGTCTATCTGGTCAGCGGGTTTCGCTGGAGTTTTTACGGCATCAGCGATGTGAGCGTCGTGGC from Halomonas sp. CH40 includes these protein-coding regions:
- a CDS encoding ABC transporter permease, which produces MNLYPVRAIYMSEMARTRRTLLQSIVSPVISTSLYFVVFGAAIGSRIEEIGGISYGAFIVPGLIMLMLLTQSVSNASFGIFFPKFSGSIYELLSAPISYLEIVIGYVGAAASKSVLLGLLILLTSNFFVPLEVAHPVWMLLFLVLTALTFSMLGFIIGIWADGFDKLQLVPLLIITPLTFLGGSFYSIDMLPPFWQGVTLLNPVVYLVSGFRWSFYGISDVSVVASVVVISLFLVGCLAMIAWIFRTGYRLKP